AGCAGAAGGTGCGGCCGTAAGGCCGCATTTTTTTCCGGCCGGTCGTCCTGCGTGCGGCGCCTGTCTGGTCCGTCGTTTCCGGCCTACAGGCCGGAGGCCTGAACACGGCGGGGGGCAGGGGGCCGCGGCAGATTGGCGATGGCGTTGGGAGTAAGCCCGTACCGCAGCCGGATGCGGTCGTAGCAACCGTCGCGGTGCATGATGGCCAGCCCTTCTTCCAGCGCGGCAAGCAGCTGCGTGCTTCTGTCATTGGTGGCAAGCAATGCTGCAAAGACAGGGCGAGAAGCAAAAGGCGGACAAAGCAGACGTATACCCTGCTGTTCAACGGCGGAAAGTCTGTTCAGCGATTCCAGCAGGGTGGCCTCGGTGTCCAGAATGGCGTCCACACGGCCGGTGAGCAGCTTTTTCATGTTGCTGTCTTCATCGGGAGCCTGTTCCACGCGGGAAAAACCTCTACGCAGTAATTCCGGGCCGAACATGCTGTCTTTCACCACTCCCAGCGTATGCGCGGCTGTGGGGCCGGGCGCACCGGCCGGCGAACCGGCAAGCACGGCAAACATGCTGTCGATGCGCAGCAGGCCTGATGAGAGCGTGTAGCGTTCGCGGTTGCGGGGTGAATCGTACACGGCCAGCAGCACATCCATGGAGCCGTCAGTCACTTTGCTGACGGCCCGCTGCCACGGCAGCACACAGGTGTGCGCGACATAGCCGGCATGCTCGTAAGCCTGTGTGATGATATCAATAAGAATGCCGGAACCGGCAGCGGAAATATACGGGGGCCATTCGCCGGCGGCTATGCGCACTT
Above is a window of Oleidesulfovibrio alaskensis DSM 16109 DNA encoding:
- a CDS encoding substrate-binding periplasmic protein; this translates as MRAAVIFLSLAACFTAWGPPAMSQEPPREVRIAAGEWPPYISAAGSGILIDIITQAYEHAGYVAHTCVLPWQRAVSKVTDGSMDVLLAVYDSPRNRERYTLSSGLLRIDSMFAVLAGSPAGAPGPTAAHTLGVVKDSMFGPELLRRGFSRVEQAPDEDSNMKKLLTGRVDAILDTEATLLESLNRLSAVEQQGIRLLCPPFASRPVFAALLATNDRSTQLLAALEEGLAIMHRDGCYDRIRLRYGLTPNAIANLPRPPAPRRVQASGL